The Chaetodon trifascialis isolate fChaTrf1 chromosome 16, fChaTrf1.hap1, whole genome shotgun sequence genome includes a region encoding these proteins:
- the dub gene encoding duboraya: MEEEALSRPSVAELAGRFKGSAPPHDAAGHETEKPVRRRPPRSLQLPKTHGDDQEPPGVTSPVPAKVPAKRNSALIEKLQASLVLSPTALLPSPKSPGFRLLPPTFPPTSPGSSPVTIVTTSSTTTPTSPVTTSLVTEEEGPASFEAPPTVGEGAILSNTNIKGRARHSIKRRPPSRRHRKSSSGDEVGVANREEDASLSSPSEPEDKTTGGGEEGGDVFNQEGQTDEVKEDKSEASTRPEKNEAHEEDRSEISTEVTEEEEKKKEAEEGSTGGEEGEGSSSGRKEEEEEEEKEAQGKNSEEKQEEDLTEGVTNTDSKEEEEIKETSQCSVR; this comes from the exons ATGGAG GAGGAGGCTCTATCCCGTCCCTCTGTGGCTGAACTTGCGGGAAGATTCAAAGGTTCGGCTCCTCCACACGATGCCGCTGGACACGAAACG GAGAAGCCAGTCAGACGCCGACCTCCTCGCTCCTTACAGCTCCCCAAAACACACGGAGACGACCAGGag ccaCCAGGTGTCACCTCTCCTGTACCTGCCAAAGTACCTGCCAAGAGGAACTCTGCTCTGATTGAGAAGCTCCAG gCCAGCCTCGTTCTCTCTCCCACGGCCCTGCTGCCCTCTCCAAAGAGCCCTGGCTTCAGGCTGCTGCCTCCCACCttcccccccacctcccctggCTCCAGTCCAGTTACCATAGTAACCACCTCTTCCACCACAACCCCCACCAGCCCTGTCACCACCTCTCTGGTTACGGAAGAGGAAGGCCCCGCCTCATTTGAAGCCCCTCCCACTGTGGGGGAGGGGGCCATCCTGTCAAACACCAACATCAAG GGCAGAGCTCGCCATTCCATCAAGCGACGTCCTCCATCCCGCCGCCACAGGAAGTCCAGCAGTGGAGATGAGGTTGGTGTTGCCAACAGGGAAGAAGATGCATCTCTGAGCTCCCCGAGTGAACcagaagacaaaacaacaggaggaggcgaggagggaGGAGACGTTTTCAACCAGGAGGGTCAAACAGATGAGGTGAAGGAGGATAAATCAGAAGCTTCAACGCGTCCTGAGAAAAACGAAGCCCACGAAGAAGATCGCTCAGAGATCAGCACAGAGgtcactgaggaagaggagaagaagaaggaggcagaggaaggatctacgggaggagaggagggagaaggatcCTCATCAGGacgaaaggaggaggaggaggaggaggagaaagaagctCAGGGGAAGAACTCcgaagaaaaacaggaagaagattTGACTGAAGGagtgacaaacacagacagcaaagaagaagaggagatcaAG GAGACGAGTCAGTGTTCAGTCCGATGA